In Drosophila innubila isolate TH190305 chromosome 2R unlocalized genomic scaffold, UK_Dinn_1.0 1_C_2R, whole genome shotgun sequence, the following are encoded in one genomic region:
- the LOC117785567 gene encoding uncharacterized protein LOC117785567, with translation MNSISLEKLGSSCKALRDSELRTVALLGCPMKVRKSRHFFQLEVFVRAHIETETPMEARISCKLIFKCPRFYPRDAPEVHMRSKNNFPEYLESEILWEFDRIKNLYHGSQHIIPMVTSALYMIEREEQRYTESAVEDESRNL, from the exons ATGAATTCGATTTCTCTGGAGAAACTTGGTTCATCTTGCAAGGCGCTTCGAGACTCGGAGCTGCGTACTGTTGCTTTGCTCGGCTGCCCGATGAAAGTTCGAAAATCGCGTCACTTTTTCCAACTTGAGGTCTTTGTACGTGCACATATTGAAACCGAGACTCCAATGGAGGCACGCATCAGTTGCAAGTTGATCTTCAAGTGCCCCAGGTTTTATCCTCGTGATGCGCCCGAGGTGCACATGCGATCCAAGAATAATTTTCCCGAGTACTTGGAGTCGGAAATTCTTTGGGAATTCGATCGCATCAAGAACTTATATCATGGATCACAACACATAATACCAATGGTGACCAGTGCTTTGTACATGATTGAGCGGGAAGAGCAAAGATACACGGAATCTGCAGTCGAAG atGAATCTAGAAACTTGTAG